A part of Lutra lutra chromosome 2, mLutLut1.2, whole genome shotgun sequence genomic DNA contains:
- the HGFAC gene encoding hepatocyte growth factor activator isoform X6: protein MGRWAWGRSLCPPPGTALFLLLLLLLLLGRRGAQPQASRNLTEPPEPNATVSSGTPMIPVTSVTPVSPATSAPEPQGPGGTGLTPPPRAAPSSSSPGGPVLTEDGRPCRFPFRYGGRMLHSCTSEGSAHRRWCATTHNYDRDRAWGYCAQTSVPRKDPAAPDPCASSPCLNGGSCSNTQDPESYHCTCPMAFTGKNCGAEKCFDETRYEHLEVGDRWARVSQGLVEQCECAEGQIRCEGTRHTACLSSPCLNGGTCHLIVATGTTVCSCPPGHAGRLCNIVPSQRCFVGNGTEYRGVASTAASGLSCLAWNSDLLYQELHVDSVGAAALLGLGPHAYCRNPDKDERPWCYVVNGSALSWEYCRLVACETLTRTPLRTPEVMLRQAEPAPVGRQACGKRHKKRSFLRPRIIGGSSSLPGSHPWLAAIYIGNSFCAGSLVHTCWVVSAAHCFSSSPHRESVLVVLGQHFFNQTTDVTQTFGIEKYIPYPMYSVFNPSDHDLVLIRLKKKGDRCAIRSQFVQPICLPEPSSPFSAGHKCQIAGWGHQDETPCGRHWSLWLQTTSAAARRCTGPTSAPTCCVPATSTASLTPASPAAGGLGWTPGL from the exons ATGGGGCGCTGGGCCTGGGGTCGCAGCCTTTGCCCCCCGCCGGGAACAGCactgttcctgctgctgctgctgctgctgctgctggggcgTCGTGGGGCTCAGCCCCAGGCTAGCAGG AACCTTACAGAACCCCCAGAACCTAACGCCACAGTGAGCTCTGGGACCCCCATGATCCCTGTAACCTCGGTGACCCCTGTGAGCCCAGCCACAAGTGCTCCAGAGCCCCAGGGACCCGGTGGTACGGggctcacccccccacccagagcaGCTCCCTCCAGCAGCAGCCCTGGGGGCCCAG TGCTCACAGAGGACGGGCGGCCCTGCAGGTTCCCCTTCCGCTATGGCGGCCGCATGCTCCACTCCTGCACGTCGGAGGGCAGCGCGCACAGGCGGTG GTGTGCCACCACTCACAACTATGACCGTGACAGGGCCTGGGGCTACTGTGCCCAGACCTCAGTGCCCAGGAAGGACCCAG CTGCCCCGGATCCCTGTGCCTCCAGCCCGTGCCTCAACGGGGGCTCATGCTCCAACACCCAGGACCCCGAGTCCTACCACTGCACCTGCCCCATGGCTTTCACAGGCAAGAACTGTGGCGCAG AAAAATGCTTTGACGAGACGCGCTATGAACACCTGGAGGTGGGCGACCGCTGGGCCCGAGTGAGCCAGGGCCTGGTAGAGCAGTGTGAGTGTGCTGAGGGCCAGATCCGCTGCGAGGGCACCCGCCACACAG CTTGCCTGAGCAGCCCGTGCCTGAATGGTGGCACTTGCCACCTGATCGTGGCCACCGGGACCACTGTGTGCTCCTGCCCCCCGGGCCATGCCGGGCGGCTCTGCAACATCG TGCCCAGCCAGCGCTGCTTTGTGGGGAACGGCACCGAGTACCGAGGTGTGGCCAGCACCGCAGCCTCGGGCCTCAGCTGCCTGGCCTGGAACTCGGACCTGCTCTACCAAGAGCTGCATGTGGACTCCGTGGGCGCCGCGGCCCTGCTTGGCCTGGGCCCCCATGCCTACTGCCG GAACCCGGACAAGGACGAGAGGCCCTGGTGCTATGTGGTGAACGGCAGCGCCCTCTCCTGGGAGTACTGCCGCCTGGTGGCCTGTG AAACCCTCACCAGAACTCCACTCCGGACCCCTGAGGTCATGCTGAGACAGGCTGAGCCTGCCCCAGTGGGACGCCAGGCCTGTGGCAAGAGGCACAAGAAGAGGAGCTTTCTCCGGCCACGCATCATCGGGGGCTCGTCGTCCCTGCCGGGCTCCCACCCCTGGCTGGCCGCCATCTACATCGGGAACAGCTTCTGTGCGGGGAGTCTTGTCCACACGTGTTGGGTGGTGTCCGCGGCCCACTGCTTCTCCAGCAG CCCCCACAGGGAAAGTGTCTTAGTGGTCCTAGGCCAACACTTCTTCAACCAAACAACGGACGTAACACAGACGTTTGGCATCGAGAAGTATATCCCGTACCCCATGTACTCGGTGTTCAACCCCAGTGACCATGACTTGG TCTTGATCCGGTTGAAGAAAAAGGGGGACCGCTGTGCCATCCGCTCCCAGTTTGTCCAGCCTATCTGCCTGCCTGAGCCTAGCAGCCCCTTCTCCGCTGGACACAAGTGCCAGATTGCAGGCTGGGGCCACCAGGACgaga CTCCCTGCGGGAGGCACTGGTCCCTCTGGTTGCAGACCACAAGTGCAGCAGCCCGGAGGTGTACGGGGCCGACATCAGCCCCAACATGCTGTGTGCCGGCTACTTCGACTGCAAGTCTGACGCCTGCCAG CCCTGCCGCAGGGGGACTCGGGTGGACCCCTGGCCTGTGA
- the HGFAC gene encoding hepatocyte growth factor activator isoform X1: protein MGRWAWGRSLCPPPGTALFLLLLLLLLLGRRGAQPQASRNLTEPPEPNATVSSGTPMIPVTSVTPVSPATSAPEPQGPGGTGLTPPPRAAPSSSSPGGPVLTEDGRPCRFPFRYGGRMLHSCTSEGSAHRRWCATTHNYDRDRAWGYCAQTSVPRKDPAAPDPCASSPCLNGGSCSNTQDPESYHCTCPMAFTGKNCGAEKCFDETRYEHLEVGDRWARVSQGLVEQCECAEGQIRCEGTRHTACLSSPCLNGGTCHLIVATGTTVCSCPPGHAGRLCNIVPSQRCFVGNGTEYRGVASTAASGLSCLAWNSDLLYQELHVDSVGAAALLGLGPHAYCRNPDKDERPWCYVVNGSALSWEYCRLVACETLTRTPLRTPEVMLRQAEPAPVGRQACGKRHKKRSFLRPRIIGGSSSLPGSHPWLAAIYIGNSFCAGSLVHTCWVVSAAHCFSSSPHRESVLVVLGQHFFNQTTDVTQTFGIEKYIPYPMYSVFNPSDHDLVLIRLKKKGDRCAIRSQFVQPICLPEPSSPFSAGHKCQIAGWGHQDENVSGYSSSLREALVPLVADHKCSSPEVYGADISPNMLCAGYFDCKSDACQPCRRGTRVDPWPVRRMAWPTCMASSVGATAVGGLISLASTPAWPSTWTGSKTGYGPLSGLRIPPETAPASGLGIPPLRCSQTPNNKYASKNQVHRAHTSAPHPPQPSPGQLPIFPFSMEKGACSPRGGSDPKAQGVRAGHLASLS, encoded by the exons ATGGGGCGCTGGGCCTGGGGTCGCAGCCTTTGCCCCCCGCCGGGAACAGCactgttcctgctgctgctgctgctgctgctgctggggcgTCGTGGGGCTCAGCCCCAGGCTAGCAGG AACCTTACAGAACCCCCAGAACCTAACGCCACAGTGAGCTCTGGGACCCCCATGATCCCTGTAACCTCGGTGACCCCTGTGAGCCCAGCCACAAGTGCTCCAGAGCCCCAGGGACCCGGTGGTACGGggctcacccccccacccagagcaGCTCCCTCCAGCAGCAGCCCTGGGGGCCCAG TGCTCACAGAGGACGGGCGGCCCTGCAGGTTCCCCTTCCGCTATGGCGGCCGCATGCTCCACTCCTGCACGTCGGAGGGCAGCGCGCACAGGCGGTG GTGTGCCACCACTCACAACTATGACCGTGACAGGGCCTGGGGCTACTGTGCCCAGACCTCAGTGCCCAGGAAGGACCCAG CTGCCCCGGATCCCTGTGCCTCCAGCCCGTGCCTCAACGGGGGCTCATGCTCCAACACCCAGGACCCCGAGTCCTACCACTGCACCTGCCCCATGGCTTTCACAGGCAAGAACTGTGGCGCAG AAAAATGCTTTGACGAGACGCGCTATGAACACCTGGAGGTGGGCGACCGCTGGGCCCGAGTGAGCCAGGGCCTGGTAGAGCAGTGTGAGTGTGCTGAGGGCCAGATCCGCTGCGAGGGCACCCGCCACACAG CTTGCCTGAGCAGCCCGTGCCTGAATGGTGGCACTTGCCACCTGATCGTGGCCACCGGGACCACTGTGTGCTCCTGCCCCCCGGGCCATGCCGGGCGGCTCTGCAACATCG TGCCCAGCCAGCGCTGCTTTGTGGGGAACGGCACCGAGTACCGAGGTGTGGCCAGCACCGCAGCCTCGGGCCTCAGCTGCCTGGCCTGGAACTCGGACCTGCTCTACCAAGAGCTGCATGTGGACTCCGTGGGCGCCGCGGCCCTGCTTGGCCTGGGCCCCCATGCCTACTGCCG GAACCCGGACAAGGACGAGAGGCCCTGGTGCTATGTGGTGAACGGCAGCGCCCTCTCCTGGGAGTACTGCCGCCTGGTGGCCTGTG AAACCCTCACCAGAACTCCACTCCGGACCCCTGAGGTCATGCTGAGACAGGCTGAGCCTGCCCCAGTGGGACGCCAGGCCTGTGGCAAGAGGCACAAGAAGAGGAGCTTTCTCCGGCCACGCATCATCGGGGGCTCGTCGTCCCTGCCGGGCTCCCACCCCTGGCTGGCCGCCATCTACATCGGGAACAGCTTCTGTGCGGGGAGTCTTGTCCACACGTGTTGGGTGGTGTCCGCGGCCCACTGCTTCTCCAGCAG CCCCCACAGGGAAAGTGTCTTAGTGGTCCTAGGCCAACACTTCTTCAACCAAACAACGGACGTAACACAGACGTTTGGCATCGAGAAGTATATCCCGTACCCCATGTACTCGGTGTTCAACCCCAGTGACCATGACTTGG TCTTGATCCGGTTGAAGAAAAAGGGGGACCGCTGTGCCATCCGCTCCCAGTTTGTCCAGCCTATCTGCCTGCCTGAGCCTAGCAGCCCCTTCTCCGCTGGACACAAGTGCCAGATTGCAGGCTGGGGCCACCAGGACgaga ATGTGAGTGGCTACTCCAGCTCCCTGCGGGAGGCACTGGTCCCTCTGGTTGCAGACCACAAGTGCAGCAGCCCGGAGGTGTACGGGGCCGACATCAGCCCCAACATGCTGTGTGCCGGCTACTTCGACTGCAAGTCTGACGCCTGCCAG CCCTGCCGCAGGGGGACTCGGGTGGACCCCTGGCCTGTGAGAAGAATGGCGTGGCCTACCTGTATGGCGTCATCAGTTGGGGCGACGGCTGTGGGAGGCTTAATAAGCCTGGCGTCTACACCCGCGTGGCCAAGTACGTGGACTGGATCAAAGACCGGATATGGCCCCCTAAGCGGCCTGCGGATCCCTCCTGAGACAGCCCCGGCCTCAGGGTTGGGCATCCCACCTCTGCGCTGTTCCCAGACTCCTAACAATAAATATGCTTCCAAGAACCAGGTGCACAGGGCCCACAcctctgcaccccaccctccTCAGCCTTCCCCGGGGCAGCTCCCCATCTTCCCTTTCTCAATGGAGAAGGGAGCCTGCAGCCCCAGGGGAGGGTCTGACCCCAAGGCCCAGGGGGTCAGGGCAGGGCACCTAGCGTCCCTCTCTTAG
- the HGFAC gene encoding hepatocyte growth factor activator isoform X2 has protein sequence MGRWAWGRSLCPPPGTALFLLLLLLLLLGRRGAQPQASRNLTEPPEPNATVSSGTPMIPVTSVTPVSPATSAPEPQGPGGTGLTPPPRAAPSSSSPGGPVLTEDGRPCRFPFRYGGRMLHSCTSEGSAHRRWCATTHNYDRDRAWGYCAQTSVPRKDPAAPDPCASSPCLNGGSCSNTQDPESYHCTCPMAFTGKNCGAEKCFDETRYEHLEVGDRWARVSQGLVEQCECAEGQIRCEGTRHTACLSSPCLNGGTCHLIVATGTTVCSCPPGHAGRLCNIVPSQRCFVGNGTEYRGVASTAASGLSCLAWNSDLLYQELHVDSVGAAALLGLGPHAYCRNPDKDERPWCYVVNGSALSWEYCRLVACETLTRTPLRTPEVMLRQAEPAPVGRQACGKRHKKRSFLRPRIIGGSSSLPGSHPWLAAIYIGNSFCAGSLVHTCWVVSAAHCFSSSPHRESVLVVLGQHFFNQTTDVTQTFGIEKYIPYPMYSVFNPSDHDLVLIRLKKKGDRCAIRSQFVQPICLPEPSSPFSAGHKCQIAGWGHQDETPCGRHWSLWLQTTSAAARRCTGPTSAPTCCVPATSTASLTPARGTRVDPWPVRRMAWPTCMASSVGATAVGGLISLASTPAWPSTWTGSKTGYGPLSGLRIPPETAPASGLGIPPLRCSQTPNNKYASKNQVHRAHTSAPHPPQPSPGQLPIFPFSMEKGACSPRGGSDPKAQGVRAGHLASLS, from the exons ATGGGGCGCTGGGCCTGGGGTCGCAGCCTTTGCCCCCCGCCGGGAACAGCactgttcctgctgctgctgctgctgctgctgctggggcgTCGTGGGGCTCAGCCCCAGGCTAGCAGG AACCTTACAGAACCCCCAGAACCTAACGCCACAGTGAGCTCTGGGACCCCCATGATCCCTGTAACCTCGGTGACCCCTGTGAGCCCAGCCACAAGTGCTCCAGAGCCCCAGGGACCCGGTGGTACGGggctcacccccccacccagagcaGCTCCCTCCAGCAGCAGCCCTGGGGGCCCAG TGCTCACAGAGGACGGGCGGCCCTGCAGGTTCCCCTTCCGCTATGGCGGCCGCATGCTCCACTCCTGCACGTCGGAGGGCAGCGCGCACAGGCGGTG GTGTGCCACCACTCACAACTATGACCGTGACAGGGCCTGGGGCTACTGTGCCCAGACCTCAGTGCCCAGGAAGGACCCAG CTGCCCCGGATCCCTGTGCCTCCAGCCCGTGCCTCAACGGGGGCTCATGCTCCAACACCCAGGACCCCGAGTCCTACCACTGCACCTGCCCCATGGCTTTCACAGGCAAGAACTGTGGCGCAG AAAAATGCTTTGACGAGACGCGCTATGAACACCTGGAGGTGGGCGACCGCTGGGCCCGAGTGAGCCAGGGCCTGGTAGAGCAGTGTGAGTGTGCTGAGGGCCAGATCCGCTGCGAGGGCACCCGCCACACAG CTTGCCTGAGCAGCCCGTGCCTGAATGGTGGCACTTGCCACCTGATCGTGGCCACCGGGACCACTGTGTGCTCCTGCCCCCCGGGCCATGCCGGGCGGCTCTGCAACATCG TGCCCAGCCAGCGCTGCTTTGTGGGGAACGGCACCGAGTACCGAGGTGTGGCCAGCACCGCAGCCTCGGGCCTCAGCTGCCTGGCCTGGAACTCGGACCTGCTCTACCAAGAGCTGCATGTGGACTCCGTGGGCGCCGCGGCCCTGCTTGGCCTGGGCCCCCATGCCTACTGCCG GAACCCGGACAAGGACGAGAGGCCCTGGTGCTATGTGGTGAACGGCAGCGCCCTCTCCTGGGAGTACTGCCGCCTGGTGGCCTGTG AAACCCTCACCAGAACTCCACTCCGGACCCCTGAGGTCATGCTGAGACAGGCTGAGCCTGCCCCAGTGGGACGCCAGGCCTGTGGCAAGAGGCACAAGAAGAGGAGCTTTCTCCGGCCACGCATCATCGGGGGCTCGTCGTCCCTGCCGGGCTCCCACCCCTGGCTGGCCGCCATCTACATCGGGAACAGCTTCTGTGCGGGGAGTCTTGTCCACACGTGTTGGGTGGTGTCCGCGGCCCACTGCTTCTCCAGCAG CCCCCACAGGGAAAGTGTCTTAGTGGTCCTAGGCCAACACTTCTTCAACCAAACAACGGACGTAACACAGACGTTTGGCATCGAGAAGTATATCCCGTACCCCATGTACTCGGTGTTCAACCCCAGTGACCATGACTTGG TCTTGATCCGGTTGAAGAAAAAGGGGGACCGCTGTGCCATCCGCTCCCAGTTTGTCCAGCCTATCTGCCTGCCTGAGCCTAGCAGCCCCTTCTCCGCTGGACACAAGTGCCAGATTGCAGGCTGGGGCCACCAGGACgaga CTCCCTGCGGGAGGCACTGGTCCCTCTGGTTGCAGACCACAAGTGCAGCAGCCCGGAGGTGTACGGGGCCGACATCAGCCCCAACATGCTGTGTGCCGGCTACTTCGACTGCAAGTCTGACGCCTGCCAG GGGGACTCGGGTGGACCCCTGGCCTGTGAGAAGAATGGCGTGGCCTACCTGTATGGCGTCATCAGTTGGGGCGACGGCTGTGGGAGGCTTAATAAGCCTGGCGTCTACACCCGCGTGGCCAAGTACGTGGACTGGATCAAAGACCGGATATGGCCCCCTAAGCGGCCTGCGGATCCCTCCTGAGACAGCCCCGGCCTCAGGGTTGGGCATCCCACCTCTGCGCTGTTCCCAGACTCCTAACAATAAATATGCTTCCAAGAACCAGGTGCACAGGGCCCACAcctctgcaccccaccctccTCAGCCTTCCCCGGGGCAGCTCCCCATCTTCCCTTTCTCAATGGAGAAGGGAGCCTGCAGCCCCAGGGGAGGGTCTGACCCCAAGGCCCAGGGGGTCAGGGCAGGGCACCTAGCGTCCCTCTCTTAG
- the HGFAC gene encoding hepatocyte growth factor activator isoform X4 — translation MGRWAWGRSLCPPPGTALFLLLLLLLLLGRRGAQPQASRNLTEPPEPNATVSSGTPMIPVTSVTPVSPATSAPEPQGPGGTGLTPPPRAAPSSSSPGGPVLTEDGRPCRFPFRYGGRMLHSCTSEGSAHRRWCATTHNYDRDRAWGYCAQTSVPRKDPAAPDPCASSPCLNGGSCSNTQDPESYHCTCPMAFTGKNCGAEKCFDETRYEHLEVGDRWARVSQGLVEQCECAEGQIRCEGTRHTACLSSPCLNGGTCHLIVATGTTVCSCPPGHAGRLCNIVPSQRCFVGNGTEYRGVASTAASGLSCLAWNSDLLYQELHVDSVGAAALLGLGPHAYCRNPDKDERPWCYVVNGSALSWEYCRLVACETLTRTPLRTPEVMLRQAEPAPVGRQACGKRHKKRSFLRPRIIGGSSSLPGSHPWLAAIYIGNSFCAGSLVHTCWVVSAAHCFSSSPHRESVLVVLGQHFFNQTTDVTQTFGIEKYIPYPMYSVFNPSDHDLVLIRLKKKGDRCAIRSQFVQPICLPEPSSPFSAGHKCQIAGWGHQDENVSGYSSSLREALVPLVADHKCSSPEVYGADISPNMLCAGYFDCKSDACQGDSGGPLACEKNGVAYLYGVISWGDGCGRLNKPGVYTRVAKYVDWIKDRIWPPKRPADPS, via the exons ATGGGGCGCTGGGCCTGGGGTCGCAGCCTTTGCCCCCCGCCGGGAACAGCactgttcctgctgctgctgctgctgctgctgctggggcgTCGTGGGGCTCAGCCCCAGGCTAGCAGG AACCTTACAGAACCCCCAGAACCTAACGCCACAGTGAGCTCTGGGACCCCCATGATCCCTGTAACCTCGGTGACCCCTGTGAGCCCAGCCACAAGTGCTCCAGAGCCCCAGGGACCCGGTGGTACGGggctcacccccccacccagagcaGCTCCCTCCAGCAGCAGCCCTGGGGGCCCAG TGCTCACAGAGGACGGGCGGCCCTGCAGGTTCCCCTTCCGCTATGGCGGCCGCATGCTCCACTCCTGCACGTCGGAGGGCAGCGCGCACAGGCGGTG GTGTGCCACCACTCACAACTATGACCGTGACAGGGCCTGGGGCTACTGTGCCCAGACCTCAGTGCCCAGGAAGGACCCAG CTGCCCCGGATCCCTGTGCCTCCAGCCCGTGCCTCAACGGGGGCTCATGCTCCAACACCCAGGACCCCGAGTCCTACCACTGCACCTGCCCCATGGCTTTCACAGGCAAGAACTGTGGCGCAG AAAAATGCTTTGACGAGACGCGCTATGAACACCTGGAGGTGGGCGACCGCTGGGCCCGAGTGAGCCAGGGCCTGGTAGAGCAGTGTGAGTGTGCTGAGGGCCAGATCCGCTGCGAGGGCACCCGCCACACAG CTTGCCTGAGCAGCCCGTGCCTGAATGGTGGCACTTGCCACCTGATCGTGGCCACCGGGACCACTGTGTGCTCCTGCCCCCCGGGCCATGCCGGGCGGCTCTGCAACATCG TGCCCAGCCAGCGCTGCTTTGTGGGGAACGGCACCGAGTACCGAGGTGTGGCCAGCACCGCAGCCTCGGGCCTCAGCTGCCTGGCCTGGAACTCGGACCTGCTCTACCAAGAGCTGCATGTGGACTCCGTGGGCGCCGCGGCCCTGCTTGGCCTGGGCCCCCATGCCTACTGCCG GAACCCGGACAAGGACGAGAGGCCCTGGTGCTATGTGGTGAACGGCAGCGCCCTCTCCTGGGAGTACTGCCGCCTGGTGGCCTGTG AAACCCTCACCAGAACTCCACTCCGGACCCCTGAGGTCATGCTGAGACAGGCTGAGCCTGCCCCAGTGGGACGCCAGGCCTGTGGCAAGAGGCACAAGAAGAGGAGCTTTCTCCGGCCACGCATCATCGGGGGCTCGTCGTCCCTGCCGGGCTCCCACCCCTGGCTGGCCGCCATCTACATCGGGAACAGCTTCTGTGCGGGGAGTCTTGTCCACACGTGTTGGGTGGTGTCCGCGGCCCACTGCTTCTCCAGCAG CCCCCACAGGGAAAGTGTCTTAGTGGTCCTAGGCCAACACTTCTTCAACCAAACAACGGACGTAACACAGACGTTTGGCATCGAGAAGTATATCCCGTACCCCATGTACTCGGTGTTCAACCCCAGTGACCATGACTTGG TCTTGATCCGGTTGAAGAAAAAGGGGGACCGCTGTGCCATCCGCTCCCAGTTTGTCCAGCCTATCTGCCTGCCTGAGCCTAGCAGCCCCTTCTCCGCTGGACACAAGTGCCAGATTGCAGGCTGGGGCCACCAGGACgaga ATGTGAGTGGCTACTCCAGCTCCCTGCGGGAGGCACTGGTCCCTCTGGTTGCAGACCACAAGTGCAGCAGCCCGGAGGTGTACGGGGCCGACATCAGCCCCAACATGCTGTGTGCCGGCTACTTCGACTGCAAGTCTGACGCCTGCCAG GGGGACTCGGGTGGACCCCTGGCCTGTGAGAAGAATGGCGTGGCCTACCTGTATGGCGTCATCAGTTGGGGCGACGGCTGTGGGAGGCTTAATAAGCCTGGCGTCTACACCCGCGTGGCCAAGTACGTGGACTGGATCAAAGACCGGATATGGCCCCCTAAGCGGCCTGCGGATCCCTCCTGA
- the HGFAC gene encoding hepatocyte growth factor activator isoform X5 has protein sequence MGRWAWGRSLCPPPGTALFLLLLLLLLLGRRGAQPQASRNLTEPPEPNATVSSGTPMIPVTSVTPVSPATSAPEPQGPGGTGLTPPPRAAPSSSSPGGPVLTEDGRPCRFPFRYGGRMLHSCTSEGSAHRRWCATTHNYDRDRAWGYCAQTSVPRKDPAAPDPCASSPCLNGGSCSNTQDPESYHCTCPMAFTGKNCGAEKCFDETRYEHLEVGDRWARVSQGLVEQCECAEGQIRCEGTRHTACLSSPCLNGGTCHLIVATGTTVCSCPPGHAGRLCNIVPSQRCFVGNGTEYRGVASTAASGLSCLAWNSDLLYQELHVDSVGAAALLGLGPHAYCRNPDKDERPWCYVVNGSALSWEYCRLVACETLTRTPLRTPEVMLRQAEPAPVGRQACGKRHKKRSFLRPRIIGGSSSLPGSHPWLAAIYIGNSFCAGSLVHTCWVVSAAHCFSSSPHRESVLVVLGQHFFNQTTDVTQTFGIEKYIPYPMYSVFNPSDHDLVLIRLKKKGDRCAIRSQFVQPICLPEPSSPFSAGHKCQIAGWGHQDETPCGRHWSLWLQTTSAAARRCTGPTSAPTCCVPATSTASLTPASSPAAGGLGWTPGL, from the exons ATGGGGCGCTGGGCCTGGGGTCGCAGCCTTTGCCCCCCGCCGGGAACAGCactgttcctgctgctgctgctgctgctgctgctggggcgTCGTGGGGCTCAGCCCCAGGCTAGCAGG AACCTTACAGAACCCCCAGAACCTAACGCCACAGTGAGCTCTGGGACCCCCATGATCCCTGTAACCTCGGTGACCCCTGTGAGCCCAGCCACAAGTGCTCCAGAGCCCCAGGGACCCGGTGGTACGGggctcacccccccacccagagcaGCTCCCTCCAGCAGCAGCCCTGGGGGCCCAG TGCTCACAGAGGACGGGCGGCCCTGCAGGTTCCCCTTCCGCTATGGCGGCCGCATGCTCCACTCCTGCACGTCGGAGGGCAGCGCGCACAGGCGGTG GTGTGCCACCACTCACAACTATGACCGTGACAGGGCCTGGGGCTACTGTGCCCAGACCTCAGTGCCCAGGAAGGACCCAG CTGCCCCGGATCCCTGTGCCTCCAGCCCGTGCCTCAACGGGGGCTCATGCTCCAACACCCAGGACCCCGAGTCCTACCACTGCACCTGCCCCATGGCTTTCACAGGCAAGAACTGTGGCGCAG AAAAATGCTTTGACGAGACGCGCTATGAACACCTGGAGGTGGGCGACCGCTGGGCCCGAGTGAGCCAGGGCCTGGTAGAGCAGTGTGAGTGTGCTGAGGGCCAGATCCGCTGCGAGGGCACCCGCCACACAG CTTGCCTGAGCAGCCCGTGCCTGAATGGTGGCACTTGCCACCTGATCGTGGCCACCGGGACCACTGTGTGCTCCTGCCCCCCGGGCCATGCCGGGCGGCTCTGCAACATCG TGCCCAGCCAGCGCTGCTTTGTGGGGAACGGCACCGAGTACCGAGGTGTGGCCAGCACCGCAGCCTCGGGCCTCAGCTGCCTGGCCTGGAACTCGGACCTGCTCTACCAAGAGCTGCATGTGGACTCCGTGGGCGCCGCGGCCCTGCTTGGCCTGGGCCCCCATGCCTACTGCCG GAACCCGGACAAGGACGAGAGGCCCTGGTGCTATGTGGTGAACGGCAGCGCCCTCTCCTGGGAGTACTGCCGCCTGGTGGCCTGTG AAACCCTCACCAGAACTCCACTCCGGACCCCTGAGGTCATGCTGAGACAGGCTGAGCCTGCCCCAGTGGGACGCCAGGCCTGTGGCAAGAGGCACAAGAAGAGGAGCTTTCTCCGGCCACGCATCATCGGGGGCTCGTCGTCCCTGCCGGGCTCCCACCCCTGGCTGGCCGCCATCTACATCGGGAACAGCTTCTGTGCGGGGAGTCTTGTCCACACGTGTTGGGTGGTGTCCGCGGCCCACTGCTTCTCCAGCAG CCCCCACAGGGAAAGTGTCTTAGTGGTCCTAGGCCAACACTTCTTCAACCAAACAACGGACGTAACACAGACGTTTGGCATCGAGAAGTATATCCCGTACCCCATGTACTCGGTGTTCAACCCCAGTGACCATGACTTGG TCTTGATCCGGTTGAAGAAAAAGGGGGACCGCTGTGCCATCCGCTCCCAGTTTGTCCAGCCTATCTGCCTGCCTGAGCCTAGCAGCCCCTTCTCCGCTGGACACAAGTGCCAGATTGCAGGCTGGGGCCACCAGGACgaga CTCCCTGCGGGAGGCACTGGTCCCTCTGGTTGCAGACCACAAGTGCAGCAGCCCGGAGGTGTACGGGGCCGACATCAGCCCCAACATGCTGTGTGCCGGCTACTTCGACTGCAAGTCTGACGCCTGCCAG CAGCCCTGCCGCAGGGGGACTCGGGTGGACCCCTGGCCTGTGA